Part of the Nocardioides perillae genome is shown below.
GGTGACGCCGAGGGACTCGATGTGGCGCACGAGCGTCGCGCCGCCCTGCTCGTCGAGCTGCACCGGCATCAGCCGGGGGGCCATCTCGACGACGTGGGTGTCCAGACCCAGCTGCACCAGCGCGTTCGCGGCCTCCAGCCCGAGCAGGCCGCCGCCGATGACGGTGCCGGTGGTCGCGCGCCGCGCGGCCTCGCGGATCGCGTCGAGGTCCTCGATCGTGCGGTAGACGAAGCAGCCGTCGAGGTCGCGGCCCGGCACCGGGGGCACGAACGGCGCGGCCCCCGTCGCCAGCACCAGCTCGTCGTAGGCCAGCTCCTCGCCGCTCCCGTCGGCGTGCGAGACCGTGACGGTGCGCGCCGCGCGGTCCACGGCGGTGACGGTCGAGCCGGTGAGCAGGGTGACCGCGGGGTCGTCGTAGGCCCCCGTCGGCAGCAGGCTGAGCTCGTCGGCGCTCGCGCGGCCGAAGTAGGACGTCAGGGCCACGCGGTCGTAGGCGACCCGCGGCTCCTCCCCGACCACGACGAGGTCGTGGGTGGCGGTGAGTCCGCGCTCGACGGCGGCCTGGACGAGGCGGTGGCCGACCATGCCGTGGCCGGCGACCACGAGCCGGCGGCGGCCGGCCGCGGGCGGCGGGACGGGCTGCGGGGCGGGCGTGCGGGTCATCGGAGGTCCTTCCCCGAGCGGGACGCGGGACGGGTGGTGGCAGTGGTCGCGACGCTAGGAAGCGGACGTGTCAGCGGTGTCCCCGACCTGTTTCGCGCGTGTGAACGTGTGCCGGGGTCCTCACCGAGCAGCCGCTCGACGGTGCCGCGGCAGCCGCCGCAGCCCGTGGTGGCCCGGGTGGTCTCCCGGGCCTCGGCGAGGCTCCGGCAGCCGCGGACCGCGCCGGCCGTCGCCCCGGCGCAGGCGCACACCTCGGCCTCGTCGGGCAGGGCGGGCGGCGGTGCCGTGGTCTCGGCGAGCAGCAGCTCGCCCGGCTCGCGGGGGCCGAGCACCGTCCGCTGGTCGTGGTGCTGGGTGATGAGCCCGACCCGCGACAGGTCGCCGACCAGGGCGGCGGCGACGATCCGGCCGTCGCGCACGACGAGCCGGCGGTGCGAGCGGGTGACCGGGTTGGTCATCTCGACCACCTCGCCCTCGGCCCGCTCGGGGTCGCCCAGCACGGCCACGTCGAGGCCCGTCGCCCGCAGCCGCGCGACCGTGCGCACCCCGGCGTACGCCGCGGGGGCACGGCCCGGCGGGCCGGCGGTGGCGGTGGTGGTGGCGGCGGTGGTGGTGGCGGTGGCGGTGGGGCCGACCTCCTCGACCAGCACCTGGGCCAGCACCTCGGCCTGGTCCCAGGCCGGGCCGACGAAGCCAGAGGTGAGCCCGCCGTGCTCGGCGCAGTCGCCGAGCGCGTGGACGCGGGGGTCCGTGGACGAGGTCAGCCGGTCGTCGACCAGCACCCCGCGCCGGCAGGCCAGGCCGGCGCGGCGCGCGAGCGCGGTGGAGGGGCGACCACCGGCGGCGAGCACGACGAGGTCGGCGTCGAGCACGCGGCCGGTGTCGAGCCGCACGCCGTCGGGGGTGAGCCGGGTGGCGCGCACCCCGGTGCAGACCTCGGTGCCCAGGCGGCGCAGCTCGCGGGCCAGCAGCGCGCCGGCGGCTGCGCCGACCTGGCGGTGCAGGACGTGGTCGGCACCCTCGACCAGGTCGGTGGCCAGGCCGCGGACCGACAGGGCGCGGGCGACCTGCAGGCCGAGCAGGCCGCCGCCGACCACGACCGCGCGGGTGGAGCCGGGCAGGGCGCCCAGCAGACCCAGGCAGTCGGCCACCGACCGGAAGGCGTGCACCCGGGGGTCGAGGCGACCGTCGACCTGCACCAGCCCGCGCACCGGCGGCAGCGTGGGGATCGAGCCGGTCGCGAGGACGAGGCGGTCCCAGGGCAGCCGGTCGCCGTCGACGAGGTGCAGCTCACGGGCCTCGCGGTCGACCTCGAGGACGCGGGTGCCGAGCCGCAGCCGGACCCCGCGCGCGGCGTACCACCCGGGGTCGCGCAGCGTGAGCGCGTCGTGGGGGTGGGTGCCCTCGAGCACGGCGGAGAGCAGGATGCGGTTGTAGGCCGGCACCGGTTCCTCGCCCACGACGGTGACGTCGTAGCCGCGGCCGCCGTCGGTGAGCCCGGCGCCGGCCAGGTGCTCGACCAGCCGGGTGGCGGCCATGCCGCCGCCGACGACGACCAGGCGCTGCCGCGTCACCGTGGGCCCGCCGCCGTCGCGAGGCGGGCCTCGGAGGCCTCCTCGACGACCCGGGTCGCCGCCGCCACCCCGGTCGCCGCGGTCACCGCGGTGATCGACGCCGCGCACACCTTGAACTCCGGCATCCGGCTGGCGGGGTCGAGCGCGTCGACCGTGAGCCGGTTGACCCCGACCCAGTGGAAGGGCACGAAGACGGTGTCGGGCCGGATCGTGGGCACCACCCGCGCCGGTGCCCGCAGCGCCCCCCGGCGGGTGGCGACCTCCACGAGCCCGCCGTCGTCGACGCCGAGCCGGCCGGCGAGCATCGGGTGCAGCTCGACGAAGGGGCCGGTGTCGGGCAGCTCGCGGATGCGGCGGGTCTGGGCGCCGGACTGGTACTGCGCGAGCACCCGTCCCGTCGTCAGGTGGACCGGGTAGGCGTCGTCCACCGGCTCGGCCGGCCCGCGGTGGTCCACGACGTGGAACCGCGCGCGACCGTCGGGGTGGGCGAAGCGCTCGGTGAACATCCGCGGCGTCCCGGGGTGCGGGACGACGCCGTCCGCGTCACCGCCGTCGACCCAGGCGTCGTCGGGCGGGGCGGGGCAGGGCCAGAAGACCCCACCCTCGCGCCGCACCCGCTCCCACGTGATGCCGGAGTAGTCGGCCGGGCCGCCCGCCGAGGCGCGGCGCAGCTCGTCGAAGACCACCGCGGGGTCGGTCGAGAAGGAGCCGGGCGACCCCAGCCGCTCGGCCAGCCCGGCGAGGACGTCGAGGTCGCTGCGCACGCCGGCGGGCGGGGTCAGCGCCTGCTCGCGCAGCAGCACCCGCCCCTCGAGGTTGGTCACCGTGCCGCTCTCCTCGGCCCACTGCGTCACCGGCAGCACCACGTCGGCGAGCGCGGCGGTCTCCGACATCACCAGGTCGCAGACGACCAGCAGGTCCAGCGCCTCGAGCCGCTGCACCACGCGGGAGGCGTGGGGCGCCGAGACGACGGGGTTGGAGCCGTGCACCAGGAGGGCCCGCGGGCCCTCCTGGGTGCCCAGGGCGTCGAGCAGCTCGTACGCCGAGCGGCCGGGGCCCGGCAGCTGCGCCGGGTCGACGCCCCACACGGCGGCGACGTGCGCGCGGGCTGCGGGGTCGGTGATCGAGCGGTAGCCGGGCAGCTGGTCGGCCTTCTGCCCGTGCTCGCGGCCGCCCTGCCCGTTGCCCTGCCCGGTGAGGCAGCCGTAGCCAGACGCGCGCCGGCCCGGCAGCCCGAGGGCGAGCACGAGGTCGATCCAGGCGAGCACGGTGTCGGAGCCCTGGGCGTGCTGCTCGGCGCCGCGGGCGGTGAGCACGACCGCGCGCTCGGCAGCGACCAGGGCCGCGGCCAGCGCGCGGACGTCGTCGGCGGGCACGCCCGTGACGCGCTCGACGCGCTCGGGCCACCACGCCGCCACGGCGTCGCGGACCGCCTCGAAGCCGACGGTGCGGGTGGCGACGTACTCCTCGTCGACGCCGCCGGCGGCCACGACGCAGTGCAGCAGGCCGAGCGCGAGGGCGAGGTCGGTGCCCGGCACCGGCTGCAGGTGGTCGTCGGCGCGCTCCGCCGTGGGGGTGCGACGCGGGTCGACCACCACGACGCGCCCGCCCCGCTCGCGGAGCCGGTCGAGGTGGCGTGCGGCCGGCGGCATGGTCTCGGCGAGGTTGGAGCCGACCAGCACGAGCAGGTCGGTCTGCTCGAGGTCGGCGAGGGGGAAGGGCAGGCCGCGGTCGACCCCGAAGGCGCGGGTGCCGGCGGAGGCGGCCGAGCTCATGCACCAGCGGCCGTTGTAGTCGACCTGGCTGGTGCGCAGCGCGACCCGGGCGAACTTGCCCAGCGCGTAGGCCTTCTCGTTGGTCAGCCCGCCGCCGCCGAAGACCGCCACCCCGTCGGGCCCGTGGGCGGCCTGCACCCGGCGGATGCCGTCGGCGACCACGTCGAGGGCCTCGTCCCACTCGGCGGCGCGCCACTCCCCCGTGCTGCGGTCGCGGAGCAGCGGCGTGGTGAGCCGCTCCCGGCTGCCGACGAGGCCACCGGCCGACCAGCCCTTGCGGCACAGCGCGCCCTCGTTGACCGGGTGCTCCCACGAGGTCACTTCCGCTCGCCCACCTCGCGTCGTGGGACGCGCGACCGTCATCCCGCACTGCAGGGAGCAGTAGGGGCAGTGCGTGCGCGTGGGGCCCGCGGGGCGGCCGGTGGGTCGCGGCATCAGACCCCCGCCTGCCCGAGGACCGACGAGCGCCGGGCGTAGACGGCGTACGTCACCGCGGCGCAGACCAGGTAGTAGGCGGTGAAGACGACGAACGCCGTCTCGACCGCGCTGACCGGGTCGTCGATCCAGGGGGCGCCGAACATCATCGGGATGCCGAAGCCGCCGAGGGCGCCGACCGCGCCGATCACGCCGAGGGCGGCGGAGCACTCCTTCGTGGCCGCGGCCAGCGCAGCGGTGCGCTCGGCGCTGCCTGCAGCGGTGCCCTGCTCGGCGCGGTGGCGCCAGATGACCGGCACCATCCGGAAGACCGCGCCGTTGCCGATGCCCGTGGCGGCGAAGACGAAGAGGAAGGCGCCGAGGAAGAGCGGGAACCACGCCGCGTTGGCCTCGGCGACCGCGACCGACTGCTCCGGGTTGGGCGCGAGCCGGGTGAGGGTCCACAGCACCACCAGCGTGCCGAGCACCAGGCCGCCGAAGGAGGCGAGCGTGACCCGCGCGCCGCCCAGGCGGTCGGCCAGCCAGCCGCCGAAGGGCCGGGTGAAGGAGCCGACGAGCGCGCCGAGGAAGGCGTAGTAGGCGAAGTTGACCCCCGCACCGGCGCCGTCGGGGGTGGGGACGAAGAAG
Proteins encoded:
- a CDS encoding molybdopterin oxidoreductase family protein codes for the protein MPRPTGRPAGPTRTHCPYCSLQCGMTVARPTTRGGRAEVTSWEHPVNEGALCRKGWSAGGLVGSRERLTTPLLRDRSTGEWRAAEWDEALDVVADGIRRVQAAHGPDGVAVFGGGGLTNEKAYALGKFARVALRTSQVDYNGRWCMSSAASAGTRAFGVDRGLPFPLADLEQTDLLVLVGSNLAETMPPAARHLDRLRERGGRVVVVDPRRTPTAERADDHLQPVPGTDLALALGLLHCVVAAGGVDEEYVATRTVGFEAVRDAVAAWWPERVERVTGVPADDVRALAAALVAAERAVVLTARGAEQHAQGSDTVLAWIDLVLALGLPGRRASGYGCLTGQGNGQGGREHGQKADQLPGYRSITDPAARAHVAAVWGVDPAQLPGPGRSAYELLDALGTQEGPRALLVHGSNPVVSAPHASRVVQRLEALDLLVVCDLVMSETAALADVVLPVTQWAEESGTVTNLEGRVLLREQALTPPAGVRSDLDVLAGLAERLGSPGSFSTDPAVVFDELRRASAGGPADYSGITWERVRREGGVFWPCPAPPDDAWVDGGDADGVVPHPGTPRMFTERFAHPDGRARFHVVDHRGPAEPVDDAYPVHLTTGRVLAQYQSGAQTRRIRELPDTGPFVELHPMLAGRLGVDDGGLVEVATRRGALRAPARVVPTIRPDTVFVPFHWVGVNRLTVDALDPASRMPEFKVCAASITAVTAATGVAAATRVVEEASEARLATAAGPR
- a CDS encoding FAD-dependent oxidoreductase, with the translated sequence MTRQRLVVVGGGMAATRLVEHLAGAGLTDGGRGYDVTVVGEEPVPAYNRILLSAVLEGTHPHDALTLRDPGWYAARGVRLRLGTRVLEVDREARELHLVDGDRLPWDRLVLATGSIPTLPPVRGLVQVDGRLDPRVHAFRSVADCLGLLGALPGSTRAVVVGGGLLGLQVARALSVRGLATDLVEGADHVLHRQVGAAAGALLARELRRLGTEVCTGVRATRLTPDGVRLDTGRVLDADLVVLAAGGRPSTALARRAGLACRRGVLVDDRLTSSTDPRVHALGDCAEHGGLTSGFVGPAWDQAEVLAQVLVEEVGPTATATTTAATTTATAGPPGRAPAAYAGVRTVARLRATGLDVAVLGDPERAEGEVVEMTNPVTRSHRRLVVRDGRIVAAALVGDLSRVGLITQHHDQRTVLGPREPGELLLAETTAPPPALPDEAEVCACAGATAGAVRGCRSLAEARETTRATTGCGGCRGTVERLLGEDPGTRSHARNRSGTPLTRPLPSVATTATTRPASRSGKDLR